One window of Quercus robur chromosome 5, dhQueRobu3.1, whole genome shotgun sequence genomic DNA carries:
- the LOC126725417 gene encoding uncharacterized protein LOC126725417 isoform X8, with protein MGGGKEKQSAMDQSKKLKKVTPIWRPVCTQAVSDEECLVKDVIVESEDGSQVQEVQCSTSSIVSNVQHVMKSAEPVTEKTDSNISSSTVQYSDEDNKVLEGESEKHSISAEVGASLIRFIEGKGGSTQRKIEEEMGVKIIFPSSKKDDSITIEGPSIESVNSASEKIRTIIDEAVKSPNLEYSHFISLPLAVDPELVNKLLNFQNSILGNSDGCPDGNWDNDSREDATHNEVGHRQLDKQPDVAVELKTDDDNEHVKVNRSKIPPVSYAPKASKSSLLSADLGIDKSIFTKPKRFHLTVLMLKLWNKDRVSAAAEVLQSISSKVMDALDNRPVSIRLKGLDCMRGSLAKARVLYAPVEEIGSEDRLLRACQVITDAYVEAGLVLEKDANQKLKLHATVMNVSHRKRKKWTRNADSFDARGIFKQFGSEEWGEYLIREAHLSQRFTTDENGYYHCCASIPFPENMQVD; from the exons atggGTGGTGGAAAGGAAAAGCAAAGTGCTATGGACCAGAGCAAAAAGCTCAAAAAAGTTACTCCTATATGGAGACCAGTCTGTACACAAGCCGTTTCCGATGAAG AATGCTTGGTAAAGGATGTAATAGTGGAGTCAGAAGATGGAAGTCAAGTTCAAGAAGTGCAGTGTAGCACATCTAGCATTGTTTCTAATGTTCAACATGTTATGAAGTCAGCTGAACCGGTGACTGAAAAAACTGACTCAAATATCAGTTCCAGCACAGTGCAGTATAGTGATGAAGATAATAAAGTCTTGGAAGGAGAATCAGAAAAGCATTCAATTTCAGCTGAG GTTGGTGCTTCTCTAATTCGATTTATAGAAGGAAAAGG agGATCTACAcagagaaagattgaagaagagATGGGagttaaaattatatttccGTCATCCAAGAAGGATGATTCTATTA CCATTGAAGGCCCTTCAATTGAAAGTGTCAATAGTGCTTCAGAAAAGATACGAACTATAATTGATGAGG CAGTTAAAAGCCCAAATCTCGAATACTCTCACTTCATATCACTTCCATTGGCTGTAGACCCTGAACTGGTTAATAAGCTTCTGAATTTTCAGAACTCCATATTGGGGAATAGTGATGGTTGCCCAGATGGGAATTGGGATAATGATTCACGTGAAGATGCTACTCACAATGAAGTTGGGCACCGGCAGTTAGATAAACAACCTGATGTTGCTGTTGAACTCAAAACTGATGATGACAATGAACATGTTAAAGTGAATAGGAGTAAAATACCTCCTGTCAGTTATGCCCCTAAAGCATCAAAGTCTTCTCTTTTATCTG CCGACTTGGGAATTGACAAATCCATATTCACTAAACCAAAAAGGTTTCACTTGACTGTACTCATGCTAAAATTGTGGAACAAGGACCGTGTTAGTGCAGCTGCTGAGGTTTTGCAG AGTATCTCCTCAAAAGTGATGGATGCTTTGGATAATCGACCTGTCTCTATAAGGCTTAAGGGGCTG GATTGCATGAGAGGTTCTTTGGCCAAAGCCCGTGTTCTTTATGCTCCTGTGGAAGAAATTGGCAGTGAGGACAGACTGTTACGTGCTTGTC AAGTCATTACTGATGCATATGTTGAAGCTGGACTGGTCCTTGAAAAAGATGCTAATCAAAAGTTAAAG TTGCATGCCACTGTGATGAATGTGAGCCATAGAAAAAG GAAAAAATGGACTAGAAATGCTGATTCTTTTGATGCACGTGGTATTTTCAAACAGTTTGGATCAGAGGAATGGGGGGAGTATCTTATCCGTGAAGCTCATCTTTCGCAGAGATTTACGACTGATGAAAATGGTTACTATCATTGCTGTGCTTCAATACCTTTTCCTGAAAATATGCAAGTGGACTGA
- the LOC126725417 gene encoding uncharacterized protein LOC126725417 isoform X10 has product MGGGKEKQSAMDQSKKLKKVTPIWRPVCTQAVSDEECLVKDVIVESEDGSQVQEVQCSTSSIVSNVQHVMKSAEPVTEKTDSNISSSTVQYSDEDNKVLEGESEKHSISAEVGASLIRFIEGKGGSTQRKIEEEMGVKIIFPSSKKDDSITIEGPSIESVNSASEKIRTIIDEAVKSPNLEYSHFISLPLAVDPELVNKLLNFQNSILGNSDGCPDGNWDNDSREDATHNEVGHRQLDKQPDVAVELKTDDDNEHVKVNRSKIPPVSYAPKASKSSLLSADLGIDKSIFTKPKRFHLTVLMLKLWNKDRVSAAAEVLQSISSKVMDALDNRPVSIRLKGLDCMRGSLAKARVLYAPVEEIGKVITDAYVEAGLVLEKDANQKLKLHATVMNVSHRKRKKWTRNADSFDARGIFKQFGSEEWGEYLIREAHLSQRFTTDENGYYHCCASIPFPENMQVD; this is encoded by the exons atggGTGGTGGAAAGGAAAAGCAAAGTGCTATGGACCAGAGCAAAAAGCTCAAAAAAGTTACTCCTATATGGAGACCAGTCTGTACACAAGCCGTTTCCGATGAAG AATGCTTGGTAAAGGATGTAATAGTGGAGTCAGAAGATGGAAGTCAAGTTCAAGAAGTGCAGTGTAGCACATCTAGCATTGTTTCTAATGTTCAACATGTTATGAAGTCAGCTGAACCGGTGACTGAAAAAACTGACTCAAATATCAGTTCCAGCACAGTGCAGTATAGTGATGAAGATAATAAAGTCTTGGAAGGAGAATCAGAAAAGCATTCAATTTCAGCTGAG GTTGGTGCTTCTCTAATTCGATTTATAGAAGGAAAAGG agGATCTACAcagagaaagattgaagaagagATGGGagttaaaattatatttccGTCATCCAAGAAGGATGATTCTATTA CCATTGAAGGCCCTTCAATTGAAAGTGTCAATAGTGCTTCAGAAAAGATACGAACTATAATTGATGAGG CAGTTAAAAGCCCAAATCTCGAATACTCTCACTTCATATCACTTCCATTGGCTGTAGACCCTGAACTGGTTAATAAGCTTCTGAATTTTCAGAACTCCATATTGGGGAATAGTGATGGTTGCCCAGATGGGAATTGGGATAATGATTCACGTGAAGATGCTACTCACAATGAAGTTGGGCACCGGCAGTTAGATAAACAACCTGATGTTGCTGTTGAACTCAAAACTGATGATGACAATGAACATGTTAAAGTGAATAGGAGTAAAATACCTCCTGTCAGTTATGCCCCTAAAGCATCAAAGTCTTCTCTTTTATCTG CCGACTTGGGAATTGACAAATCCATATTCACTAAACCAAAAAGGTTTCACTTGACTGTACTCATGCTAAAATTGTGGAACAAGGACCGTGTTAGTGCAGCTGCTGAGGTTTTGCAG AGTATCTCCTCAAAAGTGATGGATGCTTTGGATAATCGACCTGTCTCTATAAGGCTTAAGGGGCTG GATTGCATGAGAGGTTCTTTGGCCAAAGCCCGTGTTCTTTATGCTCCTGTGGAAGAAATTGGCA AAGTCATTACTGATGCATATGTTGAAGCTGGACTGGTCCTTGAAAAAGATGCTAATCAAAAGTTAAAG TTGCATGCCACTGTGATGAATGTGAGCCATAGAAAAAG GAAAAAATGGACTAGAAATGCTGATTCTTTTGATGCACGTGGTATTTTCAAACAGTTTGGATCAGAGGAATGGGGGGAGTATCTTATCCGTGAAGCTCATCTTTCGCAGAGATTTACGACTGATGAAAATGGTTACTATCATTGCTGTGCTTCAATACCTTTTCCTGAAAATATGCAAGTGGACTGA